From one Mobula birostris isolate sMobBir1 chromosome 20, sMobBir1.hap1, whole genome shotgun sequence genomic stretch:
- the LOC140184995 gene encoding probable G-protein coupled receptor 139, producing MSTTGKPGVNGKLVAQLLLGPFVIMRSKHSDGTRTDNISTLRIEACLTRLRIRCLTFTRSDSTRLNANLTSKNDQVNLVAIAILSLGNCGLSKCVSRYLVGMAAADLMGVIIAVVLDQINNIYTYALPLLITPVCSVTLVLSVATMDCSVWLTVAFTFDRCIAICSQKLRERYCTERTATIAIVVVCLGSCAKRSPLYFAVEPFLIIDNVPWRYILNTDYLTLPLWKAYQLFNAITTPLLPIGLILVFNALTVSHIIAANRVRRGLRNSREKKNDPEVENRRKSIMLLFALSANFILLWIPFIVYIMNWQVQNYSYTDRHLNTPTYILQQFGFMLQFLCTCTNTCIYTLSQRKFREQLKAGIKHLLTLNGRLCT from the exons ATGTCAACCACTGGAAAACCTGGTGTCAACGGGAAACTTGTTGCTCAGCTGTTACTTGGGCCCTTCGTCATCATGCGATCGAAGCACAGTGACGGAACCCGCACGGACAACATTTCCACTCTCCGTATCGAAGCCTGCCTGACCCGGCTTAGGATCAGATGTCTGACGTTCACTCGGTCCGATTCAACACGGTTAAATGCGAACTTAACGAGTAAAAATGATCAGG TTAATTTAGTGGCGATTGCGATCCTGTCTCTGGGAAactgcggactctccaaatgcgTCTCCCGTTatctggtgggaatggcagcagcTGATTTAATGGGTGTTATTATTGCTGTTGTACTCGATCAGATCAATAATATTTATACTTATGCTCTTCCTTTGCTCATTACACCGGTTTGCTCCGTGACACTCGTACTGAGTGTCGCAACcatggactgttctgtttggctcACGGTGGCTTTCACGTTCGATCGCTGTATTGCAATCTGTAGTCAAAAACTGCGGGAACGGTACTGCACCGAGAGGACAGCGACAATTGCGATAGTAGTTGTGTGTTTAGGAAGTTGTGCGAAGAGATCCCCATTATACTTTGCGGTGGAACCTTTCCTTATCATTGATAACGTACCCTGGCGATATATTTTGAACACGGATTACCTTACTTTACCACTGTGGAAAGCGTACCAGTTGTTTAACGCCATCACTACACCTTTATTACCGATCGGTTTGATTCTGGTTTTTAATGCTTTAACAGTCAGCCATATTATCGCGGCAAACAGAGTTCGCCGGGGgctcaggaacagcagagagaaaaagaatgatcCAGAGGTGGAGAACCGGAGAAAGTCAATAATGTTGCTGTTTGCTCTATCAGCcaatttcatattgttgtggatcCCATTTATTGTATATATTATGAACTGGCAAGTTCAGAATTACTCTTACACAGACAGGCATTTGAACACCCCAACATATATCCTGCAACAGTTTGGGTTCATGCTGCAGTTCCTCtgtacctgcaccaacacgtgtatctacactctgtcacagaggaaattcagggagcagCTGAAGGCTGGAATCAAACATCTATTGACGTTAAATGGTCGGCTCTGCACCTAA